The genomic window TCGATGGTGACGGCGTTGGTGTTGGTGCTCATTGCTCCTGCTCCTTCGATGTTCCGTCGGTGCCTGCGGCATCGGCGGATGCTCGGCGCTCGGTGGGCGATGCGGCGGTCGCATCGGCGAGCAGCGCGTCCAGCGCCCGGAACTGCTGCTCGTGGATCAGCCGATACCGGTCGATCCATGCGGTGAGCGACTCGAGGGCCGCGGGGTTCAGGTGCACGGGTCGGCGTTGCGCGTCCCGCGTGCGCGTGACGAGCCCGGCCTGCTCGAGCACCTGGATGTGCTTGGACACCGCCTGCTTGGTGATGTCGAACGGTTCGGCGAGGTCGTTGACGGTCGCGGATCCGCGGCTCAGCCGAGCCACGATGCGTCGGCGCACCGGGTCGGCCAGGGCCATGAAGGCTCGGTCGAGCCGGTCGTCGGCACCGGGATCCACAATCATCAACTACTCCATTGATCAACCATTTGATTGATTACGCTACGACGCGGATGCCCCGGCGTCAAGGCCCCGATC from Agromyces sp. LHK192 includes these protein-coding regions:
- a CDS encoding helix-turn-helix transcriptional regulator, which gives rise to MIVDPGADDRLDRAFMALADPVRRRIVARLSRGSATVNDLAEPFDITKQAVSKHIQVLEQAGLVTRTRDAQRRPVHLNPAALESLTAWIDRYRLIHEQQFRALDALLADATAASPTERRASADAAGTDGTSKEQEQ